Proteins encoded in a region of the Halococcus saccharolyticus DSM 5350 genome:
- a CDS encoding AI-2E family transporter: MRVGFEGEIERVRVAVWLATAVLAAAIAYVAWRYVGTVVLGVFVYYVTRPVFQRLDARLGSRTLAVVTALVTVSLPALGLVAWTLVIAVGQFSRAFGADVPVELDGLLGPYASATTITSGLEATLRRVLNDPRQLLALDLERFLAPVIDAVAASFGTLVNVGLHLFITLVIAFYLLRDDYRIAQWGRSTFVSEGGVTEAYLSAMDRDLKNVYFGNVLNALATGILGVVVYVTLNLFAPETVRVPEPVLVGLLVGVGSLVPLIGMKIVWVPLAVVLFVDALVTDPETLWFPTAFALVSVAIVDYIPDQLLRPYVSGRSLHVGLVMLAYTFGPLLFGWYGIFLGPLILVVVFEFARTLFPWVTAGDRSASTESVPSAVDDQSAEEESNAPESGSTAPAGESDDIGGTDGTVGNGGAARDE, from the coding sequence ATGAGAGTTGGATTCGAGGGCGAAATCGAGCGCGTGCGAGTCGCGGTGTGGCTCGCTACGGCCGTTCTTGCCGCCGCGATCGCGTACGTCGCGTGGCGGTACGTGGGAACGGTTGTGCTCGGTGTGTTCGTCTACTACGTGACGCGACCGGTGTTCCAGCGCCTCGATGCGCGCCTCGGATCGCGGACGCTCGCTGTCGTGACCGCGCTCGTCACCGTCTCGTTGCCGGCCCTCGGCCTTGTAGCGTGGACGCTCGTGATCGCTGTCGGACAGTTTTCGCGGGCTTTCGGTGCGGACGTGCCCGTCGAGCTCGACGGACTACTGGGGCCGTACGCCAGCGCAACGACCATCACGAGCGGGCTCGAAGCGACGCTGCGCCGCGTGCTGAACGACCCGCGTCAACTGCTCGCGCTCGATCTGGAGCGGTTTCTCGCGCCCGTGATCGACGCCGTGGCTGCGTCGTTCGGCACGCTGGTCAACGTGGGTCTCCACCTGTTCATCACGCTCGTCATCGCCTTCTACCTGCTTCGTGACGACTACCGTATCGCCCAGTGGGGCCGGAGCACGTTCGTGAGCGAGGGCGGCGTCACCGAGGCGTATCTCTCGGCGATGGATCGCGACCTCAAGAACGTCTACTTCGGGAACGTCCTGAACGCGCTCGCGACCGGTATCCTCGGCGTCGTGGTGTACGTCACGCTCAACCTCTTCGCTCCCGAAACCGTTCGGGTCCCTGAACCGGTGCTCGTCGGGCTGTTGGTCGGGGTGGGAAGCCTCGTGCCTCTCATCGGAATGAAGATCGTCTGGGTGCCGCTTGCGGTGGTGCTGTTCGTCGACGCGCTCGTCACCGACCCGGAGACGCTCTGGTTCCCGACCGCGTTCGCGCTGGTGTCGGTGGCGATCGTCGACTACATCCCGGATCAACTGCTTCGTCCGTACGTCAGCGGCCGATCGCTCCACGTCGGCCTCGTGATGTTGGCCTACACGTTCGGCCCGCTGCTCTTCGGCTGGTACGGCATCTTCCTCGGCCCGCTGATCCTCGTCGTCGTGTTCGAGTTCGCCCGCACGCTGTTCCCGTGGGTCACCGCTGGCGACCGCTCGGCGAGTACTGAGTCGGTTCCTTCGGCCGTGGACGACCAGTCGGCGGAGGAAGAGTCGAACGCGCCAGAGTCCGGATCGACAGCTCCGGCTGGTGAGTCTGACGACATCGGTGGAACGGATGGAACCGTCGGAAACGGGGGCGCAGCGCGGGACGAGTAG